The Pseudanabaena galeata CCNP1313 genome includes a region encoding these proteins:
- a CDS encoding Jag family protein codes for MEDTSASANWLQELLGLMGYTTSVDIRLTEASPEQITASSKNYWLEINADSLQEQQIQRLIGRDGIVLDSLQYLASILLNLHLPVEETTEQKNHNFYTVELNGYRSKRLTDLQSLAEQAVQQVRETKTEFAIKQLSSADRRYIHQLLEEFPDIETHSQGREPNRHLIVKLVNS; via the coding sequence ATGGAAGATACTTCAGCAAGTGCAAATTGGCTGCAAGAGCTTTTAGGGTTGATGGGTTATACAACATCGGTTGATATTCGTCTTACGGAAGCATCTCCAGAACAGATTACGGCTAGTTCTAAGAACTATTGGCTAGAGATAAATGCTGATAGTCTACAGGAGCAGCAAATTCAAAGGTTGATTGGTCGGGATGGCATAGTACTTGACTCGTTACAATATTTGGCTAGTATTCTGCTGAATCTCCACTTACCTGTAGAAGAAACAACAGAGCAGAAAAATCATAATTTTTACACCGTGGAATTGAATGGCTATCGGTCAAAACGTTTAACTGATTTGCAATCCTTAGCCGAACAAGCCGTGCAACAAGTACGTGAAACAAAAACTGAGTTTGCCATTAAACAATTGTCGTCAGCCGATCGCCGCTATATTCACCAGCTCTTAGAAGAATTTCCAGATATTGAAACCCATAGTCAGGGTCGAGAGCCAAATCGTCATTTGATTGTTAAGTTAGTGAACAGCTAA
- a CDS encoding YceD family protein, with the protein MEKLYIPQIAKAVNATEEFEFKEFIEGLETLTPVQGVISVRHVGSFIEVSAKASTIMTLTCDRTLVQFNYRLAIDNSEMIWLAEPLPESEYPREREIETGDLVESLAPSGYFDPATWLYEQLLLAIPYPKIAPDAPALEVTDTNSLDGSKAPIDKRWEILNSLKLPE; encoded by the coding sequence ATGGAAAAGTTATACATCCCTCAGATTGCCAAAGCCGTAAACGCAACTGAAGAATTTGAATTTAAAGAATTTATCGAAGGGTTAGAAACATTAACGCCTGTGCAAGGGGTAATTAGTGTGCGCCATGTGGGTTCTTTTATTGAGGTCAGTGCTAAAGCTTCGACGATTATGACTTTGACCTGCGATCGCACATTGGTGCAGTTTAACTACAGGTTGGCGATCGACAATTCTGAGATGATTTGGCTGGCTGAGCCATTACCAGAAAGCGAATATCCTAGAGAGCGAGAAATTGAAACAGGCGACTTAGTGGAGTCTCTAGCTCCATCTGGTTATTTTGACCCTGCAACATGGTTATATGAGCAGTTATTGTTAGCTATTCCCTATCCCAAGATTGCACCTGATGCCCCTGCCCTTGAGGTTACAGATACGAATAGTCTTGACGGTTCCAAAGCTCCTATAGATAAGCGGTGGGAAATTTTAAATTCTTTAAAACTACCCGAATAA